From one Luteolibacter arcticus genomic stretch:
- a CDS encoding DMT family protein: MTLLKTIGLLTLSNIFMTFAWYAHLKDMKEKPWIIAALFSWGIALFEYLLQVPANRIGSSAYSTGQLKILQEVITLSVFVPFAVFYLKEKITLNYLYAALCMGGAVFFMFRDKIAPKPPEPASVEVRQDAE, translated from the coding sequence GTGACGCTGCTCAAAACCATCGGCCTCCTGACGCTGTCGAATATCTTCATGACCTTCGCGTGGTACGCCCACCTGAAGGACATGAAGGAAAAGCCGTGGATCATCGCCGCGCTCTTCTCGTGGGGCATCGCGTTGTTCGAGTACCTGCTGCAGGTGCCGGCGAACCGGATCGGGTCGTCCGCCTATAGCACCGGCCAGCTCAAGATCCTGCAAGAGGTCATCACGTTGTCGGTCTTCGTCCCCTTCGCGGTCTTCTACCTGAAGGAGAAGATCACGCTGAACTACCTCTACGCCGCCCTGTGTATGGGCGGGGCGGTGTTCTTCATGTTCCGCGACAAGATCGCCCCGAAGCCGCCGGAGCCTGCTTCGGTGGAAGTTCGGCAGGATGCCGAGTGA